The segment CTGCGATGCCGCGGTCCCCACCTTCAAGGAGCGCCGCGACGAGGAGGACGCACTTTCGGCGACCCTCTACGCCGACCTGCCCTATCCGGAGAACCAACTGATGGCGCTTGCCCATTCGCTGCTGGCGCGGGGTGTCATCACCGAGCCGGAACTCGAAGAGCGCCTCGCCCGTGTCCGCGCCCGACTGCAGTCGGGGACTAACCCGAGCGGGTGACGGCCCACAGCCCCAGCACCGCGGCGATCAGGGTCAGCGGCGCCGTGCACAGCCCGACCCGGGCGAACTCGGTGAAACGTGCGCTCATCCCGGCGCGATGAACGACATCGCGCCACAACAGGTTGGCCAGCGAGCCGGGATAGGTCAGGTTCGGCCCGATGTTGACCCCGATCAGTACCGCCAGCACGGCGGCCGGCCCGGCCGAGGACACCAGCGGCAGCAGCACCAGCACGGCGGGCAGGTTGTTGACGATGTTGGACAGCACCGCGCCGATCGCCGCGATCGCCAGCAATGCCAGCAGCCCCTGCCCGTCGGGGATCAATCGATGCATGGCCGACTCGAGTCCGTTGGTCATGACCGCGGCCACCACGACACCCAGGCACAGCACGAACGCCAGGAACGGAACATCCAGTGCCACCACGATCTTGGTCATGGTGGTGTGGCGGGTGATGAGACCGCGTACCGCGAGGACCACGGCCCCGGCCAGTGCCGACCACGCCGGGGAAAGCTCCAATGCCGAGGTCACCGCGAAGCCGGCCAGGGTCAACCCGACCACGACGAGCGCGAACACCGGCACGTCCAGCGGCTCGTCGACGGCGCTGCGCTGGGGCGCCACGGTCAGGTCCTTGGCGAAAATCCAGCGCAGCAAGACGAATTCGACGATCACCGCGGCCAGCCAGGGCAGTGCCATCGTCGCGGTGAACTTCAGGAACGTCAGGCCGGCGGCGCTGAACGCCAGCAGGTTGGTCAGATTGGAGACCGGCAACAGCAGTGATGCGGTGTTGGCCAGGTGCGCGGTGGCATAGGCGTGCGGACGGGCCGGCACCGCCAGCATCCGTGCCGTCGCCAGGACCACCGGTGTCAACAGGACGACGGTGGCATCCAGGCTCAACACGGCCGTCACCGTCGCCGCGATCGCGAACACCGAAGCCAGAAAGCGGGTTTGGCCACCCGAGGTGGCGCGTGCCATCAGCACGCCGGCGGCGTGGAACAGTCCCTCGTCATCGCACAGCCGCGCGAGCACCAGCACCGCGGCCAGGAAGCCGACCACCGGAGCCAGCTCGTTCACTTCCCTGACCGCGTCCTGCCAGGACACCGCGCCGGCACCGACGACGGCGGCCGCCGCGGCCACCGCGACGGGGGCCTGGCGACGTGGACGCAACAGCGCGAAACCCAGCACCGCGGCGAGGGCGGCAACCGAAAGCGTCAGCTCCATGGATCGGTGGGCTGCCACAGGGTCGGGAGATGCAATGCGACGCCGTCCTCGGCGGCCAGCGCGGTCAGCGTGCGCATCGAGGCGTCCAGATCGTCACCGGCGTACGGAAGCGCCCGCAGCGGGCGGTCCAGGGGCCGGAAGAAGTCATCCCAGTGGATCAGCACCACGCGGCGCGCGCCGACGGCGAGGACCGTCTCGGCCCAGTAGTCGAGCAGGTAGCGCTCGGGTTGCAGGCCCAGCTGCCCGATCCCCAGATACACCACCTCGGCCCGCAGGCCCGCCAGCGCGCCCGGCACAAAACCGGCGCTGCCGACGACCAGCATCCGGTGCCCGCTGGGTACGTGCGCCACCATGGTGGACCAGGCTTCCCCGCAGCGATACACCGAGGCCCGCACGGGTGGGTCGACCGGCGCCCCGATCACACCGGGAAACCGGTCCGGCGGGCAGTGATCGCCCACGATCAAGGTGATCTCGAAATTGCCGAGGCGCATCGATTCCCCCGGGGTGGCCACCACCACGCGGTCGCCGGGCAGCCGATGCCCGACGTGTGCCGCCGAGTCGCCGCCGACGAGTTTCGCGCCGGTCCGCTGCGCCACCACCGCCGAGTCCATGGCGTGGTCGAAGTGGGTGTGCACCGGAAGCACCGCGTCGAGGCGGCGCACCCCGAGCCGGCTCAGGCACCCGTCGATGCGGGGCTCCGAGGGTGCGATCCGGCCCAGCCCGACCCGCAGCAGCGACGGCCTGCTGAAGAAGCCGTCGGTCAGCACCGCGGATGTCCCATCGGAGATCAGCAGTGTGGTGACACCGGCCCAGGTCACTGTCGGTGCCGCGGCCGAGTCGGCCGGCGGCAGGTCGAAGTACCGTGCGTAATCGTCGATATCGGGCCGGCCGGCTTTCAGGCGCATGCCCCAGAGCCTAGGACCCTGCGCGGTCCCGGCTCCCGTACCGGCGGCGGAACTTCTCCACCTGCCCGGCCGTGTCGAGATGCCGGTTGGTCCCGGTCCAGAACGGGTGCGAGTCGGCGGTGACGTCGACGACCACCAGCGGGTAGGTGGCGCCCTGGTAGTCGATGGTGCGGTCGCTGGTGACCGTCGACCGGATCAGGAACGTCTTACCGGTGCCGGCGTCTTGGAAGACCACCGGATGGTAGTCGGGGTGGATGTCGGGTTTCATTCTTCTCCGTTCAGCATGATGTGTTCGTCGGCCAGATCGTGTGACAGCTCGGCGCAGGGATCTTCGTGCCACTCCCCGAACGGGTCGGGGTAACCGGCCCAGTCCTGCGGGCGTTCCAATTCGGCGTCGGTGAGCAGTGCTGCGTTCAGTGCCGCGGTGATGGTCTCGGGGTTCGCACCGCAGATCAGTGCGGTCAGCGCGATGTGGCGGTCGCCGAACCGCTCGTCCCAGTGCGAAGCGGCCATGGCGGTGCGCTCGGGGTCCGCGTACGCCCGAGCACGCTCGTCCATGCCTGCCAGCCAGCGTCCGGCATCGCCCACACCGAGTCCGCCGCCCGCCGATTCGATCCACACCACGGTGTCGGGTTGGCTTGCCAGCCAGGCCCGCCCGCGCACCCGTACCACCCCGTCGAGCAGGGCGTCGATGGCGTTGTGCAGGCGTTCGGGATGAAACGGCCTGCGCGCGTTGAATTCCAGCAGCTCCACGTCGCCGTCGGGTTGCAGCGGCGGTTGGCCGGACAACAGCGAATCGTGCGGGTCATCGGAGCGGCCGCGGCGTGACTGCGGGTCGAGGTGCTTGAGTGCGGTGGTGACATGCTGCAGCCCGACGGTGATCCGCGCCCGCGGCGCCAGTCTGCGCAGCACGGCGAGGGTGGCCCGGTCGGCTGCGGTCAGCACCAGCACATCGGCGAACTCCGCCTGCCCCACCACGACCTGGGCCACGGTCCGGGAGGCGTCGAGTTCGTCGTCGCCGAGGGCCTGGTTCAGCCACACCTCGGTGTCGATACACGTGACCACCGCCTGGATCTCGACATCGCGACCGGCAGGACCGTCGATATAGCCGGGGCCCAGTTGCACCGGTGTGTCGTTGATCGCCGTGCAGATCGATTCCGGGTCAAGCCATTCCATCAACTGCACGACGATCCGATGCACATCGTCGCGTCGATGCAGCTGGCGCAGCAGGATCAGCAGGTCATTGCGGACGGTGCAGGTCACGCAACAGTTGGTCATCTCCAACGGCCATTGGGTGATCACCAGCTTGGTGTCCCGCATGCCACTGACCTGCCGGACCACGACATGTCCATCGACGGTGTACCCGACCACCGCGGTTCCCGGCGTGCGGAGCAACACGTCGACGACGTCGGTTCCCGCGCCCTGACCGGCTACCAGTATCACTGGCGTCCGCATCTCATCACACCCTATCGATAACGATTTTCATTAAGTCCGATCCGTACGCTACCGTGTGCCGGTCAGCTTGTCGAAAATCGTTTTCATTAACGAGTGAGCATGTATGAGGAGCCGCCGATGTCTGCGCACTGCCAGGTGACCGGGCGCGCACCGGGTTTCGGCAACCGGGTGTCGCATTCGAACCGGCGTACCCGCCGCCGCTGGAATCCCAACATCCAGTCCAAGACCTACTACCTGCCCTCCGAAGGTCGACGCGTCCGGCTGAAGGTCAGCACCAAGGGCATGAAGGTCATCGACCGCGACGGGATCGAGGCGGTCGTCGGTCGGCTGCGCCGGGAAGGGCAGAAGATCTGATGGGTAAGAGCAATGACATCCGGCCCATCGTGAAGCTGAAAAGCACTGCCGGCACCGGTTATACCTACGTCACCCGCAAGAACCGGCGCAACGATCCGGACCGGTTGGTGCTGAAAAAGTACGACCCGGTGTTGCGCAAGCACGTCGATTTCAAGGAAGAACGCTGATGGCCAAGAAGTCCAAGATCGTCGCCAACGAGCGTCGCCGCGCCACCGTGGCGCGCTACGCCGAGCGGCGTGCCCTTCTGAAAGAGCTGATCCGCAAGCCGGATACGGATGCGGCGCAACGCATTGCCGCGCAAGCCGAGCTGCAGCGGATGCCGCGCGATGCCAGTCCGGTCCGGGTCCGCAACCGCGATGCCGTCGACGGCCGGCCGCGTGGGCACCTGCGCAAGTTCGGACTGTCCCGGGTGCGAACGCGCGAGATGGCCCACCGCGGAGAACTGCCCGGTATCCGGAAAGCGAGCTGGTGATGGCACCCCGTGCGCCGAAGAAGCGCAAGCCGGCCCCCGTCGAGATCAAGCGTCCGCGGGCCAACAAGCTCAAGGCGCTCGGCGTCACGACCGTCGACTACAAGGACGTCTCGCTGTTGCGCACGTTCATCTCCGAACGTGGCAAGATCCGCTCCCGTCGCGTCACCGGGCTCACCCCGCAACAGCAGCGCCAGGTCGCGATCGCGATCAAGAACGCCAGAGAGATGGCATTGCTGCCCTACGGGGGACCCTAGCGATCCGCCAGATCCTCTGAAGATGTTGCCGTCCAGCTGTTCTCGGCGACGAACTCGGCCAGCGGCCGGCCCTGCGTCCAGTCGTCGATCTCCAGGGCGGGCCGGTCCGGGAACTCCGGCACCGGGCCCAGGCACAGGATGGCCACCGGTTCGGCGCCGTCGGGCATACCGAGCAGTTCGGCCAGGCGGGCGGGTTCGAAGATCGACACCCAGCCCATGCCGAGGCCTTCGGCGCGGGCGGCCAGCCACATGTTCTGAATCGCGCAGGACACCGAAGCCAGGTCCATCTGCGGCATCGTCCGGCGCCCGAAGACATGGCGCTGCCGATCGTCGCGCAGCGCGACCACCAGGAGCTCGGCGCACTCCAGGATGCCCTCGACCTTGAGCTCCAGGAATTCGTCGCCGCGCGTGCCGAGCGCTTCGGCGGTGCGTTTGCGTTCCTCGTCGACCAGATCGTGCATGGCGGTGCGCAGGCCCGCGTCGGTGATGCGGATGAAGCGCCACGGCTGCATCAGTCCCACACTCGGGGCGGCATGTGCGGCCTGTAGCAGTCGGGTCAGGACGTCCTCGGCCACCGTGGTGCCCGGCATGAAACGGCGCATGTCCCGGCGTTCGGCGATGGTCCGGTAGACGGCCCGGCGCTCGGCGGCGCTGAACGCGTGATCGGTCACGCCGTCAGCCTAGATACCTCCGGTGGACCTGGTGCTGCGCAGCCCCGCGGCGGCCGCCCCCAGGCACGCCGCGGCGACGGCACCGGCGAACCACGGGAACACCGCCGCCAGATCCCATCGGGTGGCGGCCCAGCCGGCGATCAGGGTCGGGATCGCCATCGCGGTGTAGGCCAGCAGGTAGAACGCCGACATCGTCTCACCGCGTCGCGTCGCGGGCACCACATCGGACAGGTGGCGCAACGAGCCGCCGAAGCCCAGCCCGAACGTCGCGCCGAGCAGCACCGCGGCCACGAACACCAGCTCCCAGCGATGGGTCAACAGCACCGGGATGGTCAGCAGCAGCGAAACCGCCATCCCGATATCGCCGATGATCGCCGAGTACCTGGCGGGCAGCCGGGTGGCGGCCAGCTGTGCCATCGCGGCGGCGAACGCGGTGGTGGCGACCACCGCGCCACCGAAGACCAGGTTGTCGATGTGGGTCTGCTGGGCAGCCAGCGACGGGTAGAGCGACAGCAGCACCCCGAGCACCGACCAGGAGGCCATGGCGCCCAGCGCCGAGAACCAGAAGTCCGAACGAATCTCCTCGGGGACCGCGGGTTTGGCGATCCGGATGGGACCCCGGGTACGGGCCGTATGCGGTTCGTTGAGGGCCAGTAGCCCGACGCCGATCACCAGGCAGATCACCGCGACGACGGCATACGGGGTACGCAGCGGATGCGGTGCGTACTGGGCCAGCAGTGCCGACCCGATGATGGCGACCGTCATCCCGATGTTGAAGCTGACACCGCTGAGCTGGCCGGTGCGCACTCCGTGGTCGGGTCGTAGATCGAGCAGCGCGGCCGCGCCGGCGACGACGATCGAGCCGACGGCGGCGCCGTGGATGGTGCGCGCCAGCAGCAGCATCGCCATGCTGTCGGCGATCAGGAAGACCCCGAGACCGATGAGTAAGGCCACCAGTGCCCCGATCAGAACCGGCTTGCGGCCGACGACATCGGAGACCTTTCCCGACACCAGCACCGCCGCCAGGGCCGCCAGCGCGTACACCGCGAAGACGATGGTGGTGGCCAGCGGGGACAGGTGCCAGTTGGCCTCGTAGATCCCGTAGAGCGGGGCGGGTAGCCCGGAGACACCGAGGGCGACCCCGCTCAGCACCAGCACCAGCGGATAGGCCCAGCGCTGCGTCGGGTTGGCCGCGGGATCGAACGCCACCATCGCGGTCACCTCCGGTGTCTGGTTTGACGGACATCGAACCCGCCTCAGGCTACGCTGGGTTCGACAGAGATCAAACCGAATATGACCGAGGTTATTCCGATGGCGGACAACGCACTGGTCACCGACTATCCGGTGCACCCGGTTGCTTCCGTGCAGAAGGTGCTGGCGGCGATCCATGATCCCGTCCGCCTGGAGATGGTGCGCCGGTTGCACAACGCGCAGCAACCGCTGCAATGCGTGGCGCTCTACGACGGCATCAACAAGTCCACCGCCACCCATCACTTCAAGATCCTGCGGGAGGCCGGCGTCACCGAACGGCGGGTGATCGACGGGCTGACGTATCAGAAGCTCCGTCGCGACGAGGTCGAGGCTGCCTTGCCCGGGCTGCTGGACAGCGTTGTCGGCGGCGCGAACCGGGATGCCGCACGTCAATAGCTATAAGTGTTCGCCGGTTGTGGGATCCGCACCACCGACTCGGCGCGCAATTCGCCCGGTGCGGCGCGACCCTCGACGCGCACCCACGTTCCCTCCGGCAGCGCCGCCGCCGACGCGGCAGCCGCTCCGGTGAGCGCGATGCGGGCCAACTGGGCATCCGCAGCGCAGCACACGATGACCACCCGGCCCAGATAGGTGCGGCCGCCGTCGCCGAGGGTGAATCCGGTGACGGTGATCAGCCGGTCGTTGAGCGTGCCCGCCGAGTCCTGGGCCAGCCGGATGAGCACCTCGGGCAGCGACAGTTCGGGCGCGTGCCCGGCGGGCAGCGCCGGGAACGGTCGACGCGGCGCTCCCGCGTCACTCACCGCGGGCCGGGCCGACTGCGGCCCGAGGGCCGGCGGAACAACGAAGGCCAGCAAGGCAACCGGAATCAGCAGTAACCACGCCGCTCCCGCTCGATGGTCGTGCCCGGTGTGTTTCCCGTGCCGGGGTCCGGTGCGGATATCGCCGGCGATGGCAATCACGGCCAACGCTGTGATTACACCGGCGGTGAGCCATAACCACGGCAGCAGAGCAGGTTTCACGTAGCGGGTGTAGGTGCCGGTGGCCGCGATGATGGCGGTGCTCATACCGACGAGCAGCAGCAGTGCATTCTCGGTCTCGCGGCTCATCGGGCGCCCAGGATGAGTAGTCCGACACCGGTGGCCACCGTGGTGGCCACCACGAGCGTGGCCGGTGCAAACCGGATCGCGAAGGCGCGGCCGAACATTCCGGCTTGCATGGCGAACAGCTTGATATCGATGGCGGGGCCCACTACCAGGAACACCAGTCGAGGTACCAGGGGCAGCATCGACAGGCTGGCGGCGACGAAGGCGTCGGCCTCGGAACATAAGGCCAGCACCACCGCGAGCGCGGCCAGCACCAGGATGCCGAGCAGCAGTTGCCCGGCCAAGTGGTCGAACATCCACGACGGCACCAGCACATGCAACGCCGCCGCCGCAGCCGCACCCACCACCAGGAAGGACGCCGCCTGCAGGAAGTCGTGGCGGGCCGCCTCGGTGAACGTGCTGAAACGCGAATCCTGTTGCTGTGTAGGGCGGAGAAGGTTGCGGGTGATCCACCGGGGTTGTCCGAACTTGGCCCAGAGAGCGCCCATGGAGATGGCTGTCAACAACGAGGCGATACAGCGCGCGAGCACCATCAGCGGTTCGCCGGGAAATGCCACCGCCGTGGCGATCAGGACCACCGGGTTGATGGCGGGGGCGGCAAGCATGAACGTCAATGCCGCCGCGCCCACGGTGCCGTCGCCGAACAGTCTGCGGGCGATGGGGACCGACCCGCATTCGCAGCCGGGCAGCGTGGCGCCGCCGACGCCGGCGGTCAGTATCGCGGTCGCGGGTCGACGGGGGAGCCAGCGTGCCAACCGATCCGGTGTCACGAAGGTGGCGACCGCGCCGCTGACCACTACCCCCAATACCAGAAACGGCAGCGCTTGGACGAAGATCCCGCAGAACACCGTGGCGGCCGTGGCGATCTCGGGGTTGACCGAGACGACATCACGGGCGGTGGTGCCGATGAGTGTGAGCCCGATGACGGTCGCCACCAAGACCGGCATGGATTCGATTCGGCGCGAGATCACCGAGACGACCACTAGCTGAACGGAGCGGGATGCACGCCGTGTTCGGCGAGCCGCCTCCGAACCGCGGCCGCAATCTGTACCGCCCCCGGCGAATCCCCGTGCACACACACCGATTCGACACGGATCGGGATCTGTGAACCATCGTCGGCAGTGACCCGCGCTTCGGCGATCATCGTCCACACCCGGTCGGCGATCTGATCGGCGTCGCGCAGCACCGCGTGTGGTTCGCTGCGGGGAACCAGCTGCCCGTCCGGCCGGTACGAGCGGTCGGCGAACGCCTCCGCGACGGTGCGTAACCCCAACTCCTCGGCAGCGCTGAAGAACACCGAACCGGCCAGGCCGAGTACCGGCAGCGCCGGGTTCACCGCGTGTACCGCGGCCGCGACGGCGCGAGCCTGGTCCTCGTGGGTGACGATCGAGTTGTACAGCGCACCATGCGGTTTGACATAGGACACCGCGGATCCGGCGGCCGCGGCCAGCGCGGACAGTGCCCCGATCTGATAGATCACCTCGGCGCTCAGCTCCTCGGGATCCATATCGATGAAGCGTCTGCCGAAGCCGGCCAGATCCCGGTAGCCGACCTGCGCACCGATGCGGAC is part of the Mycobacterium adipatum genome and harbors:
- a CDS encoding thiocyanate hydrolase — its product is MAAKYGVQNPVPPWKTSLDGLCDALDAATCDAAVPTFKERRDEEDALSATLYADLPYPENQLMALAHSLLARGVITEPELEERLARVRARLQSGTNPSG
- a CDS encoding SLC13 family permease; translation: MELTLSVAALAAVLGFALLRPRRQAPVAVAAAAAVVGAGAVSWQDAVREVNELAPVVGFLAAVLVLARLCDDEGLFHAAGVLMARATSGGQTRFLASVFAIAATVTAVLSLDATVVLLTPVVLATARMLAVPARPHAYATAHLANTASLLLPVSNLTNLLAFSAAGLTFLKFTATMALPWLAAVIVEFVLLRWIFAKDLTVAPQRSAVDEPLDVPVFALVVVGLTLAGFAVTSALELSPAWSALAGAVVLAVRGLITRHTTMTKIVVALDVPFLAFVLCLGVVVAAVMTNGLESAMHRLIPDGQGLLALLAIAAIGAVLSNIVNNLPAVLVLLPLVSSAGPAAVLAVLIGVNIGPNLTYPGSLANLLWRDVVHRAGMSARFTEFARVGLCTAPLTLIAAVLGLWAVTRSG
- a CDS encoding MBL fold metallo-hydrolase, with the translated sequence MRLKAGRPDIDDYARYFDLPPADSAAAPTVTWAGVTTLLISDGTSAVLTDGFFSRPSLLRVGLGRIAPSEPRIDGCLSRLGVRRLDAVLPVHTHFDHAMDSAVVAQRTGAKLVGGDSAAHVGHRLPGDRVVVATPGESMRLGNFEITLIVGDHCPPDRFPGVIGAPVDPPVRASVYRCGEAWSTMVAHVPSGHRMLVVGSAGFVPGALAGLRAEVVYLGIGQLGLQPERYLLDYWAETVLAVGARRVVLIHWDDFFRPLDRPLRALPYAGDDLDASMRTLTALAAEDGVALHLPTLWQPTDPWS
- a CDS encoding type B 50S ribosomal protein L31 — translated: MKPDIHPDYHPVVFQDAGTGKTFLIRSTVTSDRTIDYQGATYPLVVVDVTADSHPFWTGTNRHLDTAGQVEKFRRRYGSRDRAGS
- the mrf gene encoding ribosome hibernation factor-recruiting GTPase MRF; protein product: MRTPVILVAGQGAGTDVVDVLLRTPGTAVVGYTVDGHVVVRQVSGMRDTKLVITQWPLEMTNCCVTCTVRNDLLILLRQLHRRDDVHRIVVQLMEWLDPESICTAINDTPVQLGPGYIDGPAGRDVEIQAVVTCIDTEVWLNQALGDDELDASRTVAQVVVGQAEFADVLVLTAADRATLAVLRRLAPRARITVGLQHVTTALKHLDPQSRRGRSDDPHDSLLSGQPPLQPDGDVELLEFNARRPFHPERLHNAIDALLDGVVRVRGRAWLASQPDTVVWIESAGGGLGVGDAGRWLAGMDERARAYADPERTAMAASHWDERFGDRHIALTALICGANPETITAALNAALLTDAELERPQDWAGYPDPFGEWHEDPCAELSHDLADEHIMLNGEE
- the rpmB gene encoding 50S ribosomal protein L28, which gives rise to MSAHCQVTGRAPGFGNRVSHSNRRTRRRWNPNIQSKTYYLPSEGRRVRLKVSTKGMKVIDRDGIEAVVGRLRREGQKI
- the rpmG gene encoding 50S ribosomal protein L33, with protein sequence MGKSNDIRPIVKLKSTAGTGYTYVTRKNRRNDPDRLVLKKYDPVLRKHVDFKEER
- the rpsN gene encoding 30S ribosomal protein S14, which produces MAKKSKIVANERRRATVARYAERRALLKELIRKPDTDAAQRIAAQAELQRMPRDASPVRVRNRDAVDGRPRGHLRKFGLSRVRTREMAHRGELPGIRKASW
- the rpsR gene encoding 30S ribosomal protein S18, whose protein sequence is MAPRAPKKRKPAPVEIKRPRANKLKALGVTTVDYKDVSLLRTFISERGKIRSRRVTGLTPQQQRQVAIAIKNAREMALLPYGGP
- the bluB gene encoding 5,6-dimethylbenzimidazole synthase — encoded protein: MRRFMPGTTVAEDVLTRLLQAAHAAPSVGLMQPWRFIRITDAGLRTAMHDLVDEERKRTAEALGTRGDEFLELKVEGILECAELLVVALRDDRQRHVFGRRTMPQMDLASVSCAIQNMWLAARAEGLGMGWVSIFEPARLAELLGMPDGAEPVAILCLGPVPEFPDRPALEIDDWTQGRPLAEFVAENSWTATSSEDLADR
- a CDS encoding MFS transporter, with product MVAFDPAANPTQRWAYPLVLVLSGVALGVSGLPAPLYGIYEANWHLSPLATTIVFAVYALAALAAVLVSGKVSDVVGRKPVLIGALVALLIGLGVFLIADSMAMLLLARTIHGAAVGSIVVAGAAALLDLRPDHGVRTGQLSGVSFNIGMTVAIIGSALLAQYAPHPLRTPYAVVAVICLVIGVGLLALNEPHTARTRGPIRIAKPAVPEEIRSDFWFSALGAMASWSVLGVLLSLYPSLAAQQTHIDNLVFGGAVVATTAFAAAMAQLAATRLPARYSAIIGDIGMAVSLLLTIPVLLTHRWELVFVAAVLLGATFGLGFGGSLRHLSDVVPATRRGETMSAFYLLAYTAMAIPTLIAGWAATRWDLAAVFPWFAGAVAAACLGAAAAGLRSTRSTGGI
- a CDS encoding ArsR/SmtB family transcription factor: MADNALVTDYPVHPVASVQKVLAAIHDPVRLEMVRRLHNAQQPLQCVALYDGINKSTATHHFKILREAGVTERRVIDGLTYQKLRRDEVEAALPGLLDSVVGGANRDAARQ
- a CDS encoding TIGR03943 family putative permease subunit; this encodes MSRETENALLLLVGMSTAIIAATGTYTRYVKPALLPWLWLTAGVITALAVIAIAGDIRTGPRHGKHTGHDHRAGAAWLLLIPVALLAFVVPPALGPQSARPAVSDAGAPRRPFPALPAGHAPELSLPEVLIRLAQDSAGTLNDRLITVTGFTLGDGGRTYLGRVVIVCCAADAQLARIALTGAAAASAAALPEGTWVRVEGRAAPGELRAESVVRIPQPANTYSY
- a CDS encoding permease encodes the protein MPVLVATVIGLTLIGTTARDVVSVNPEIATAATVFCGIFVQALPFLVLGVVVSGAVATFVTPDRLARWLPRRPATAILTAGVGGATLPGCECGSVPIARRLFGDGTVGAAALTFMLAAPAINPVVLIATAVAFPGEPLMVLARCIASLLTAISMGALWAKFGQPRWITRNLLRPTQQQDSRFSTFTEAARHDFLQAASFLVVGAAAAAALHVLVPSWMFDHLAGQLLLGILVLAALAVVLALCSEADAFVAASLSMLPLVPRLVFLVVGPAIDIKLFAMQAGMFGRAFAIRFAPATLVVATTVATGVGLLILGAR
- a CDS encoding LamB/YcsF family protein — protein: MTVDLNADLGEGFGVWTLGEDDAMLDLVTSANVACGFHAGDPAGLLRVCRAAAERGVRIGAQVGYRDLAGFGRRFIDMDPEELSAEVIYQIGALSALAAAAGSAVSYVKPHGALYNSIVTHEDQARAVAAAVHAVNPALPVLGLAGSVFFSAAEELGLRTVAEAFADRSYRPDGQLVPRSEPHAVLRDADQIADRVWTMIAEARVTADDGSQIPIRVESVCVHGDSPGAVQIAAAVRRRLAEHGVHPAPFS